TGTATGAACTAAGAATCCTGCTTCATGTAGTTATTGCCTCCCTTTTGGGAGGAGTAATCGGTTACGAAAGGGAAAAAACAAATAAACCGGCAGGGATCAAAACCAATATGATCGTTG
The nucleotide sequence above comes from Bacteroidales bacterium. Encoded proteins:
- a CDS encoding MgtC/SapB family protein, translated to MELMYELRILLHVVIASLLGGVIGYEREKTNKPAGIKTNMIV